Genomic segment of Mercurialis annua linkage group LG6, ddMerAnnu1.2, whole genome shotgun sequence:
TTAAAATGTGTTTCCTTACTAAAAATTcgacttatttgattttttattattaaaaattaaacttctattaatattattttttaatatcaattataataaaatttactatcataattttttacgtgctatgcacgtgagcGATATCCACATGACCctttatatataaacattatgaTACTTGATAATTTATGAAACTTTTATTGTAATTAACCCATAGTTTAGGTTCTACAGCTCTAATAAACCGATGACTATGGAATTACACACTGTATGGATAATATATGAAGAATCTTTCAGACATTATAATTAGTTGTCTAATTCTAattgttatatttataatatgacTATATGATAATTTCCGAGATACTATTAGCGTGCAATTTGAGAGTCCAATTCCACTTAATGTTATAGACTTCCAATTCAGGTGTTATACTTGAAAAATATAACCGCTATTTAATTTCTCAAACACTATAAATTTGCAATTAGAGAGTCCAATTCCATTCAATTTAAGTGTTTCAATCCAATCCCACCACTTGATATTTAGATATCTTAATAATTACGATTTATGGCATTCTGTTAGTTATAGATCTATAACatctttatattaaataaaatagttagttgttaataatttgttatatatatatatatatatatatatatatatatatatatatatatatatatatatatatatatatagtaataataattatatccaaGATATTCCAGCTTTTCTTGTATATGTATCAGGCAGTATATTTTTAgagttaaaaaatttatgttgaACTGACAAttcttttttcataaatttataattttttataaatattttttacatagCCTGTATTTGACCcgttaataaatataaattaaaaaaataattttatttaataaattataaatttatagtaaTAAGCTAGTAATATTACCCGTTATTggttaaaaaaagataaattgaataaatctatgaattaaaaaattaaaaaattaatttataaaatttaaatataaatattataaaaatcaacGGAGATCTTTtataaattcttatttttttaaactatctattttaatattatttaaactacTAATTATATAGAATAACGATTCTACTTCAactaaaatatcaataaaacCAACAACTATACAACAAACTTAACCacattaaaaagttaaataagtTTACTACTAAagcataaatttcaaaaaatatgaCTCGGGCTCTTGAATAATTGAATAGTAAGcagtttaaaaattattatatcataattaacatcTAATTTTCatacaataaataacaattacaaaaatataatttaacatgAGCTTATCATAAAAAGGAAAATTCTGCATTTGCCTCGTAGCATTAGAACTTGACCGatcattctcaaaaaaaaaaaacaaacttgaACTTTATGCTTCGGCGTCTTAAAAGCCAAAATCTCTACTATCCTCCCAAATTGCAAGAACACCGCGTACAATGATTTTTTCAATTCTATAACCGAACAATTATCAAATCAAAAGTTAGCTCACAtcacaaattgcaaaaattaaaaacaaaaaaataatggaTCAAAATCCTCTCAAGTTGATTAAACATTACCTATCATTTTCAATCaatttacaccgttcattataaattgaatggtgtagattaacttgaaaaattttatactttttaatttataccattcattttataatgaatggcGTAGATGCATTGAACATAATAGATCATGTTCAATCAATTTGAGAGGATCTTAATTCAAAAATGAcaatcatataaaaaatagagaGGAATAATGTTTAACACCGTCGATTTTGATTTTCTCGTTGAGATTGTTGGTGTAAATGGTCGCGTTAGTAGAGACTTTATTGCTATTATTCAGATCTGGTGCATTCTTTTGCTCTAGTAATGTCAaagaatcaaataatttaatttgaatacgGATTAAAAGAATTTGACttcaataatataaataaaacttaaCAACGTATAGCATCATCATGAATTCCATAACAGCATATGCGCAAGAGGTTTCTCCAAGCGAGATTATTTGATCCGGAGCTTCTTTTTTCTCCAATGAATACCTAATGATGTCtaactataaaatatatatacatacttctattaatttattattaatttttgtataacTCAAACTACTCAAACTCAtagtaaattattaaattttaatgaaatCAAACTGGCAGCAACTGGAGTATTATGGAGAGCTGAATAGAATTTCTACATTTGCTGCAATTTCTAGAAAAAAAAtctatcaaatttataaaagcTGAATTTCAACTCTGCACCAAATTGAGTTAGAAACAGTGAgagatatttattaaaaaaaacaatgaaaaaaGAACTCACTGGAATGTCACGTTATCGAAATACAATGCTAAAATGGCCACAATTCAATCACTCAATCAAAGAATAATATACGTCCCGCTGATGCTTGAATACCAAATGAATAGCTCAATTGGTATTTCATTATGATCGAATAAAAAGAGTTATAAATCTTAACAAAGACTTATTTAAATTAGAAGtgttaaattaaaagaattaaaaaaattaattaaaataagcaTTTTAACAAAGGTGGGAACTAACAGGaattctctatttggtgagaatgaatgagagggctccgttggtcctctcaattatataatatatagattcaATTTCTTGGAAGTTGCATGGAAGGCGTCTAAATTATCACATGATTTGATAATAGGGTTAATTCCCATACAATAGCAAACGTTACCtttcaaaatcggctagtttagcccattttgtgacatttaaattttttctagtCATTCAtgaattaaatcaaaaacatttatcGTTTGCAAATGgactaaactagccgattttaaTTGATACTACCAGAATACTAGTGATTGGTGACataaatttccgtcgctaatcaccTATAATTCGTCGCTAATCCgtgttagcgacggattagcaACGGACACGATCCCTCACCACCGAAATGGTCACAAACAGAAATTGCGACGCAAGATCGTCTCCATCGccgatttagcgacggactgtaTAAAATAAGAGCACAAAGGCGTTGGTGAGTGGCTTCACCACTGATAGTACCCTCTCCTTCTGCAAACCAACACTCTATGAAACACCTAAATCAGCTCTTACACCAACTGAAACAGCCCAAATGAACATCTAAATCTAGCCAATGTGGGCCTAGCTTGAATGGCTAAGGCACCTCTAAGTGCATCAAGaagttgtgggttcgaaccacgcctcggtaactaacaactaacaaatgagactcgaaagagtcgattcccacctttgataaaaaaaaaaaacatctaaaTCTAAATTTCTAGTtcaaaatatattcaaaacaatACGTTCTCACATGTACGTGATTAAACCAAACATGAGATTTCACCATCAGTCACAATTGCTAGCCTACATGAATGTGAGATGTTCGATTTGAAATTAGTCTACGCCCTTGCTATGTTTTGGAATACAATTCTCAtttaattcaaaagaaaaaattgaccAAGTAAAATCATTTCTTTAGGAATTTcaacttaaaatattattggCTACAATACGGTGCAGGAGATCATGATTAGCACTAAAATTTGGCATTATTTGTTCCCAGAAACATAGGGACCGAAAACTCTGCTGCTAAGTATTGTCGTTTTCACGTTGATTGTCTTTGTAATACGAAGTGGCACCTTGAGACTTTTAAATTcagattaatttttatttgagctaatttttttttttttggaaaatagaTTTTAGCTCTAACTCTAATTATTAAACAgctaaatatatgtatatataattggGTTAATGTCACCATATAACACAATTTGTagcgtttttttttatttaaacccAACTTTTAAAACGTCTCAACTAATAGCACATCCCATTATGTGTCATATATCAgcataaatgtttaaaacgacgtcgttttggtcGTCCGTATGAACAAAAACGACGTCATTTTAAccaaaaacaaatcataaaatgCATATCGGGCTATAAAATGAAAAGATTGGACTAATCGATGAGACATTTTAaaggttgggcttaaattgaaaaaaacgcTAAAGTTGGTACTATTTGATGAGGTTAATCCTATATAATTTGAATCCGCAATCTCATTTAAATGTAAAAAGAGCtacttatatatttatatgcgCTTTGAAAacatatatttgaatattttatataaatggaGGTATATACTTATTAAATATACCAATATTGTTATAtgagaaattattaggtataATTAGTCTATCACATTATCCACGCGCTATTAGAAAACAgcgatttagcgacggatttttccgtcgccaaatgaccaaaatccgttgctaaacaCTTTTTTGTACacatatacaatatatattttctatttaatacgATGATAACATTATGTATTTTCCTGCTGCATATTACACATATgtgcaataaattaataaaatgtgtaaattttataatcttttactTACAAGTATTAGATGCATacgaataaattattaaaatgtgtaaattttataatcttatacttaaaattctaaatatgtttaattatttggaGGTTGCTAGAAAGCTGTAGAGAAGGCATTCTCTGCAGCAATTTTCACAGCTTCTGCCCTCACTTTCTGAATAAAGCAAAACGACAAATAGTAATGacgtttgattgattttgttgaTAATGACTATGCTTATTAGTACAGCTTCCATGTAGGAGACAGCTACACATATCCTCTCATAAAACTAAATAGTATTAAATCCTCATTAATCATTATTATGTTCCATTAATTAACCTGACAAAATGCTAATAATGCAATGCCCTAACTGATAATAATCCTCCACTCCCGTGCCTATCATACCTATTTCTGAACCCCCAACAGTCTCTTCTATTGAAAAACTCCAATCTAATTTCCACTTTTATTATTAAACCTCTCCTTAAACATTATGTTAAACATAGGTAAATAATGAACATCATTAAATTGCATATATAAGtagaataataaatatttatgttgGTACTCCATTTGATGTTATAATTAACaccaatttaataattaagGGTAAACATTAATTAGAAAATTAGATGTAACACTATGTTACTgctaaaaagttttttttttcagtgaCATAATTACCCACTTGAGAAAAACAGTGAGCTTGATGAtgctgaagaagaagaaattgttGCCTGGTGATATGGTCTTTGCTTGAAACAATCCAAAAACATTCGAGGTGGTGATACCGCCATTGTCACGGACGACGGTGAGTTTTGAGTTCCGGAATCCGGTGGAGaccctaattaaaataatatcaattCAGGCAGCAAGAAAATTACGCATActctaaaaaaagttaattcaGTTGAGATGTTTAAGTgtgtttttttgaattttataaatgtaCAGTAAACGCGCTAAACCGaaataatgaataaaataaataactaaatgaactcacttgtgagattttcagaAGAAGAATTGAGGGCAGTTTCAGGTTGTGACTTGTTAGCTTCTTGGTTATTATTAATCTGGTGAGATTTTCGCCGGCGGCGGTTGTGATCGGCCAACCTCTTCCGGCAACTGCGTTTTCCGTTGTCGAATTCTGAAAGAAGATGGAATCTGGGACACAATTTTTTCAACAAACATATTACATTTTAggaaattttaaacaaattacataaaattttGGAGGCATCAGAAATTGAACAGAACGTACAAAAATAGAAAGGAAATGATGGATTTATGCGGTACATGTGAAAATCATAATCTATTCCAGTATACGGACGAAAATGCCCTCGGGATTTCCACATGTACGGCATACCAATCATTGCCACCAAAAGCCTAGCTCTCAAGGGTACTATCGGCAGGTTATTTCATTTTCCGACCAATTTCCGGAGTTGAAGGCGGCAAAATCACTGGTTTTGCTTTTACTTTTCGCCGCACAGTGTAAATATTTATGCATGATGTGGGTAGTTTCGTCATTtttagctaaaaagttgaggTAAGTTACTAAACTCAGTTAAAACCTGCACGTACGTAAACGGAAATCTGAGAAGTGAAGTTTACGGACACTAATGCCCTAGGGATTGCTCACTTGTACGGGGGCCAATCATTGAGCTAACAAGGGCAATTCGGCCATTTAGATAATATTCATTCTCAAATTATCCTCAGAATTGCCcttttatacaaataaaaaataaaagaaaaacgtGAATATGGGAATGCATGGGGAGGGCGTTAATGTAATTTCAAACAGAAAATAAACAACCTGCTACACTGCTGGCAGAATCGCTGAGTCAACCCGGCTGCAATAACAGTAGAAGCTTTAGAATGAAACTCACAGACCTTATGGCGCCGGTGGTAATGCTTAGCATGAGTTAGATCAGCATTACACCCTTCAGCTTGACACCTTGGTGCATTAGAAGAACCCGGTTCAACCGGCCGGGCCCTGCGATAAAGGCGGTTCACAAAATCATCCTCAGTCGAAGAAAAATAGGTCCGACCGCCCAAATTAAGGCCAATTCTCGCCGTATAATCTTGATGAGGTCTAGAAACTTCTTCAGCTTTAGGGACAAGAAAATACGACGGACCGGGTCCAGTCTGGGTTGGAATTGGGTCTAGGGAAAGAAGGGAGTTATGAGGAGAAGTGTAGGAAGACGCGCCGGCGTAGGCGCGTGGGTCATAGAGTGAGTTTACTTGGTGATGATGTTGAGCGTTTGGCTGGTGGAAAAAGGAAGTAGCTGCCGGCGGTTGTTGAAGGAGGTTATCGTGGAGAGATTGAGCGGTGTAATGGTCGAAAATATGGcggttttggttttggttttggtCTTGGTCTTGGTCTTGAGTTTGATCTTCGGCTCCGAGCAAAATATTGGATGGATTTCCCCATTCATACTCCAGCATTTCTTTTTTACTTAATAATCTGTAAAAAAATATGTTAGTAAAATGCAAAAATGTCAGCTTCAAATACTTCAGCAAAAAAAAGAGCTAAAAAAGCTTAAAATTTCGGTGTTAGTTGGTGTTGTAGCTGCTTTGAAATGAAATAATTATGGAGAATTTTGCTTTTGGAGACATGTCGGTGttttataaacaatatatatatagatatagagaGAGAGTTAACAAGataaacatttcaaaaataacaaaagaaaaacTCACCTATTTGCAGTATGTTGAACTGAGTGCGAGTTtgaaaaaccctaaaaaactTGCAAAATCTGCAGAGTTTCAACTGTTGCTTTCTCCTCCTCTGTGGTGGCGTGCACATTAAGTTGTTATGACCATAAGGCTTTAATTTCTTGATTTAGCTTCTGGGTCTATGAGTTTATGTTTAAGCTAAGGCTAGTGAGTGAGTGAGTGAGTGAGAAACTGAGTTATGAGGCGGCTTTTGCAGAGAGTGAGTGAATAAATACTAGTGTTGATAGTTACTGGTGCTACATAACTGTTGGTAAAGCTATTTACTGCTGCAATTTCCTATGAGTTTCTGTGTAACTCTTTTTTACTTTCTTTGTTTCCCAAGTTGTTAGGACTTATAAAGAAGGAAGGATTGTTTTGGTTTGGAGTAAATGCTGTAAGCCGTGTTGTTTTTTGGTTTTGAAGGTTGGGTTATATTTTGCCACGCGCTTCTTTTGGGCCccatttactgttttttcatcTAGGATAAGGGTATTGTGAGGAAattggattttgttttaaaaattcttttttttactagttttatttaaggctaatatctaaaaaaaaaacttcgatcttttagctttttttcaatttcatcatgaCGCTATAAAATCACCAAATCTATTCAAATTACATctttcacttttaattatatccataaatattaaattaatattttttcattaaaaaaagaattaaataagtcattcgtttagattttttaaatgtaaaagGGTTCAGATAAgtcatttataaaagttttttttgaaattgtttttgatGGAAAAGtgttcaatttataaaattaagtacaattaaaatataaaagtgtaaatttaaaaacaattgacgattttaaaacatcaggatgaaattaaaaaaaatctaaaaaattgagattttttgTGACATTAAACCtttattttatcgttttaagtgAAATAGGAAAGAGATCAAGCCGTTGAtgggattttttttcatatatgttttttattattggaGTTTAAAAGAAGAGAGGGTGTGGAAAAAATTAACTCACCCCCTTAACAAAATATTGGCCTACAATTTTACCGACTCATTagtgattatattttttatatagttgGGTTTTCAAACTAGATTCTTTTTTTTAGTTCAAACTATATAACATATGCGCATTAATTAACCCCAACTTAACCTTCCTctagttataattttattgtagattttatcttatttcttttaaattttcaacGATAATCCGAATTAGAGTTTATTTCAGACTGTATATGGTCTCACCCCCTGGTTGCTAGATTTTCTTAAAGAGAATAGTTTGAGTAAATTCTAAATTAAGGTAGACATATGAAAGATGTATGAAgaaaatcatttaaataatataaaaaaaattctcttaaatttatatttaattaaataaagttaCGGATCCAAACCGTACTCAtatatataaccatttaaaatttagagtCGGAGTTCGCTTTCTGTAAAAAGCTCACACGGCTCAAGTAAAGATTAGTTTGAACATAAAAATGTAAAGTATTATCTTCCTATAATTGATTTAACACAGCTAATGTACcctatatcaaaattaaatctaCTAATCCAGAACATTCGTTGTTGTATGACAATGATAAATATCAGGGGCTATTCACCattaatcatcttttttttataagcccatccggttttcaaggcttcgccctgactaattcggatccgacccgcgtcgcgcacctggcatggtgggtgagtctgccagtgagAATTTTCTACATTCATAAGGACTCGAATCCGAAACCTTgtttaagcgatatcaagccgcttatCACTTGGACCAACCTTCATTGGTATTAATCATCTTTAGTATCTGAATATGTGGTGTAGCGATTTTGgtatataacaaaaaaaaggtATGTTGATGgaacaataaatatatatgaatccATCAAAAGTCCCCATGCATAGTCGCCGACATATTGCCCCATGGATCTTATATTTATTAGGCACAATGCATATATTTAGATTCTTACacttattttgtttttgaaattgaatttttatatttttatttattaataggCTTAACCACCAAAAActcccccaccttttagccctttttcaaatacaccctgacgttgcaattttgtcagttgcaccctaattcgcacctttggttttcaattccaccctcaagtattaaattgatctttttttcatctgaaaaaaattaaaataagtcatcaatttttaattttttatgtggaaaagagttcaaacgagtactttataagggtttttacgAATTTTTCTcgagtgaaaaaagtccaatttgattttgagggtgtaattgaaatctaaaggtgcgaattagggtgcaactgacaaaattgcaacgtcagggtgcaactgaaaaggggctaaaaggtgaggatttatttggtgattaagccttattaatattacatttttacatttttttatatagaaaaaattCAATTCAGACGACAGAATAACATTGGTTTAGAGACTTAATATCAataataacacaaatataaagATTACATTAATTTCCTTAATTCGTTTTTAGCATAATTCATTTTATAGGATGCCACGTTATATGTAACATTTTTTATGACAATGTTGATTATACATTGTAAGCCGTCAATACAGAACTTCTTTGATCATTATTTGGATCTCATCAACCTTGTTTAATACCAACAAAATTAAATTCCTTAAACGTGATCTTCATTTTTTAAGTGGGACTTCTTTTTATTCCCTAAATGCACTACAATTTCTTTTATCATCATTGTGGctgaataatataataatttattaggaTATGACACATCATTCgtgtaataaataaataaaaattttacagttttatgatattttataataaaaaataaaatttaatttaatgattattCTAATATTGCAAAATTGAATTGTTGCAAAAATAATATGGTACAACCATTAAGTAGAATAGTCACACTAAATGATGATCTTTCATCTTCAAATAGATACTCAATCCGTCCCTAATTATTGATAGAgcattatttcaaatttatttgttccagattatagtatttattttgttaaataattCTCAAATATATcctcattaattataaaaaaatattttaaaaagacaataaaaattataaaaaagataaaattatcatTACATTAAATGAGAGCAAATAAAATCAGACCCAATGCTTTAACTATCTTCCAACgataatcaaaattacatatataccattaattaaataagttatcatattttgtttataaatacTATCTCAATTTCGGACATCAATATCTACCCCTTTTTTCTTTGCTCTCAAGACTTGCTTAGATTAATGTCTTAAGTACATTAAAAGCGGTACAGCTGAAATTCACATCATTCCTGAGATGAACCATGTGGTGGTCCAAATCTCGTTGATAAAATTTAGATGGGGCCAATCTCCTGCCTTCTAATGATGCCAATTTAGTTACCacttttttaagaaattaaatatcaataaaaagttcattttgccttaaaatttaagtataaaatgtcaaatgaaataaaatttatgattttatttaaaaaaaatgctatttaacccaccattttGTACCTCCTTCATTGTTCCTCCTTACGTGGCAGCATTTAATTCGTCCAATTATCctccaaaagtgtatatctcaaaaaacatcTTTTAATACATCCACTAGTTTGTTGCCACGTCAGGTGTGTTAAAGAAGGTGGGTTAAAAATGAGGGTTATATAGCACTACTCTTTATTTAAATATACCTTCAAAATGAATATTTTAGCTCGATTACACAATCAGTTGAGGTAGTAAAAAAcgattgaaatattatttttgtcacAAATGAATATTTTAGCTCGATCACACAATCAGTTGAAATGTAGAACAGGCAAAAACATCCATTTGAAATTATTCTTgtctaaaattatgaatttgacTATAATTAACTTTTTGGTGCTAAGTTTAAGGGGTAAAATGAACTTTCATTGAATAAAACTTCGCAAGTAAGAATGTGGTCATTTTGTAAATAACAGGAAAAGCCAAGGGTACATAAGTATAAGAACGAAACGACAGGAGAAGAAACTAGCGTATCTTTAAATGTTCGATGTATTATTCGGTGTAGCGAGTAGTTTTAATAGATCAAAATTACAAGAATAACCCTGAACTGCCAAGTGTCAAAATGAGAAGGCGAGTAGAAAAAGATACGTGAGAAATTTATATCCACAGATAGTCCAAATGAGAGGTAACACTAAACAGGCTGGTGGCAAGGCTGACACGGACGTTGACTCTGCTGTACGGAATGTCTACTCTCTTAGTCAGAcacttattattatttatttatattatttattgtgATTGCAATTTATGATTTTTCTCTTCTGTTTCTGCTGATCTATTTGTAATGTTATGGCCTGAAAAAAAGATTTTTGTAGATACTGCCTTGTAAAGTATAATAACAATTCTCCAATTGCAATTATTTCTTTCTCTGAGTCTGTAAAATACCCAGAACACAAGTCACTCAAATGAAAAATAGTTTCTAAATTTGGAATTTTTCAATTCACCTTTGATAACTATAAACAACCATTCCTTGAGCTACATTTTAAATTCCCTAAAAATTATGCTCAAGTTAGAAGAATTGAAACtaactcaataaaaaaaaattcaaatttctttGGAAGAGAGTATTTAGATCGACAAAGATTTATTTTGACCCtcctatttgaaaaaaaaaagaagttcaAATACATGGCTTTATTAAAAGAAATCCTCAACTTGTCAATTTTGGATCAATTACATCCAAATCTGACATCAATACGACGtaattctgtttttttttagaaagaaaTATGACGTAATTCTTGAAGGTTAACTAACTCAAAATTGACAAGTTAAGGGAGATTTTTTTCTAAGAACAGACATTTGGacttttttggtatttttttgcCAAATCGGAGGATCGAAATGAACCTTTGATGGTACTTAAATATTCAGTTGTTTGCTGCTCAAAACGAAACAGTATACCAAATTATCAAACAGTATAGTACAGAGAAATTAATAAAGTGGAGCAGTTTCCTAATTGCTACCACCTAAAAGACGGCAAAACAAATGAAAtggtaaagaagaaaaaagatcaACAATTGGTCCCCTCTTACTCTCTTCATTGTTGCATTAACCTAAAATTATACTGTATTGTACAAGTGCATAACATGAGGCCTTGTCAAAATCAAACATGTTTTGTCAAATGACCAATAAACCAACTTAACAGATGAATAATGACAACAGCGAAAGGGGTAAGGGGTGGAATTggagttttcaaattcattacCATGCTTACTTGAATTACAGTCTTCAGCTGTGGAATCTAAGCTGATTGATCCATCatctataaaaaaagaaaaccaGCAAAATCAATAATGGTTACAATATTTCAAATGGTAGCAGATTTTGTTAATTCcgaccaaaccttttaattttgccGATTATAAATTGATTTGAATGAATTTGTTGCAATTACATTCAAGTTTGCTCAATTGAATCAATTACATTTGATTTTATTCACGTGGCAGCCACCGAATGATTGCATTTTCTTGTGTTATTTGCATTCAAGAGGCCAACATTTAATTACCGCCACGTAAGTAAAATCatacttaatttattaatttgaaagattttgctacaattaaaacaaaactcttCAAATGTTATTATAATTGACACAATTAAAAGGTTTGATCAGTAATCCGGATCGGCTCCTAGACGTTCATAATACAAAATAGAGACAAAACACACCCTCACAAGGCAATTTCATATACTAATTACTGGTGTAAGTCAGATCCATATTCTATTTCTTGATAAGAAAAAATGAAGGCAATAGAAAGCAAGTGTAGAGTGAAGCAAAAAAGGGGTAAAAAATTGTATATGATTATCTAAACCATGTGGCAACTTTTGGAAAATTGGACCACATGAAAACATGAAGACAATAGTCTTTCATGGTATCTCCAACTGTTTCAGCAGTTCCCACGAAACTTCCACTCTATTTAAGTGAAAGGATAAAACTAAATGTACCCTCAAACTGAcatccttttttaattttaattttttgataatttaccGAGGAAGACAACCAGGgggagaaaagaaagaaaacaagaaGCCATaagttgttataagaaaactgaCACATTATATAATAAGGttatttacatataaatttacaaactatacacatttttgtaatttaaccacATTATAAAAGCAAGTAAATATGTGCACTAGCTACCgtttcttggcaaattggtacaccaatTGAAAATTCGGTGAAAATTAATGACGTGAAAAATGGAGTTGGCCACATCATTCGTACATCAAAATGCCCGATTGAAAATTCGTTGAAAATTAATGACGTGGGAGACGAATTTCAAAACGGTGCATTTTGATGTACGAATGATGTGGCTAACTCCGACTTCCACATCATTGAATTTCACAAGATTTTCAATGGGTGTATTGATTTGTCAAGAAACCGTAGTTGGTGTAAATATTTACCACCTTTTATAAAACatgattaaattgcaaaaacatATGATCCTATATAATATG
This window contains:
- the LOC126654115 gene encoding squamosa promoter-binding-like protein 8, with translation MLEYEWGNPSNILLGAEDQTQDQDQDQNQNQNRHIFDHYTAQSLHDNLLQQPPAATSFFHQPNAQHHHQVNSLYDPRAYAGASSYTSPHNSLLSLDPIPTQTGPGPSYFLVPKAEEVSRPHQDYTARIGLNLGGRTYFSSTEDDFVNRLYRRARPVEPGSSNAPRCQAEGCNADLTHAKHYHRRHKVCEFHSKASTVIAAGLTQRFCQQCSRFHLLSEFDNGKRSCRKRLADHNRRRRKSHQINNNQEANKSQPETALNSSSENLTRSPPDSGTQNSPSSVTMAVSPPRMFLDCFKQRPYHQATISSSSASSSSLFFSSG